The Sciurus carolinensis chromosome 18, mSciCar1.2, whole genome shotgun sequence region caagccagcctgggcgacttcgggagacactgtctcaaaacagcCAAGGCTCCCTTCCTgtggaacaaatttaaaaaataaagccagccaagggtgtagctcagtggtaatgcacacATGGGTTCAGTCCCCCTTTCAGCAAAAATTCTACTTTACAAAACAGTACCAAGATGAATAAATTGATGCATTTAGAGGGTTTTCTTCTAAGCTTTACATTggttttccttctgattttgattttaaaagaaaacatttttctgggCCCCTAAAAGTATTGTGAGCCCACAGCGCGATGATATGCGGGTATTTAGCTGTAGAGGAATGGCGGTGTGGCCTGACAGACCGGCAGCTCCCCTGGACACCACACCCCCTGGTTCCGGGGAGACTGTCTCAGCACAGGTGGGGTAGCACCCCAGgtgttcctctctctctgccttcctaggtttttttgttttgttttgttttgtactgggaattacgCCCCacagcactgtaccactgagctacatcctgagccctttttgtgctgagcctggcctcaggCTAACaatcctgtcccagcctcctgagttgctgggattacaggcaccgcAGACACCTGACTCTGGTCTCTCAAGTCTTGGTGCTTCACCACTGGAGGACACAGAATCAGGATGGAGAACATATGCGTGATACCTGATAAGGGTCTCAtccaggatatttaaagaactctCAGCACCTCAGATGGCAACaaaataactcaatttaaaaatggacagagTGCTCGCTTAGCAAGTATAAAGCCCTAGGTCGGATTGCACtgcaagcaaaggaaaaaaaaaaaaaaaaaaaaagccaggcacagtggcacaggcttgcgatcccagcagctcgagaggtcgacaggaggatcacaaattaagAGGCCAGCCTTGGGACTTAATGAGACTCTTatctcaaaaaggactggggggctAGTgtgtagcgcagtggtagagcgcttgcctagcatgtgcgaggcaccgggttcgattctgagcactgcatgtaaataaataaaggtccatggacaactaaaacaCTTTAACatgggggaagggctggggatgaaactcagtggtacagtgccccgtCCCATCCTCCAGAACAACAAAAGGAGAAGAAACCTGCAAAAGGTCAGCAGGCGTGTGACGAGGCCAGGGCCCTTGGTGGAGGAAGCGCTAGTCAAAACCACCTCAAAACGAGCAGCTCGGGAGGCGCGGGGCGCCCATCCAGTGCTGGTGCAAACAGAAAACGCAGCTGCTCAGGACAGGCAGTGccacccccagggacctacccAGGTTGAGACGACCAGAACACAGAAACACGTCGCAAGTGTTCTTGGCCACAGTGTTTGTCATAGCGCCAAAGGAGAAACACCCAAGTACCCTGCACCTGATGGACATTTATGTGTCTGCATGAGATGGACGACTAGCTGTAAAAAGGACACCACGGATGCTGAGAGGAGCACATGGGGAGTGGCCCCATTGCCATGGAATGCCCATGATAGGCAGGTCCGTGGAGATGGAAAGATGAGTGGTGGTTAGAATGAGCCGGAAGGGAAGCGGCTGTTGAATGCAGAGTGCACACTTTTGGGGTTGTGGCACTTTGAGATCAGTGGCAATGGCTGCACAATGCTGTGCCTGTATTTAAAACCACTGAGCCGGGCGcagggcacaggcctgtaatccagcaactcgaggctggggcaggagcttCACatgttccaggtcagcctgggcaatttagggagaccctgtttcagaataaagaatagaaaggacgggatttagctcagtggaaaagtgcccctgggttcaatccctgtaccaagaACAAAACCACTGAGCTGTGAATTTTACAGTATATGAGTTAtatcttaaaaaatacattcataagCCAGGCCTGGTGATGCTCACCTCttatcccagtgatttgggaggctgagatgggagaatTGAAAGTCCctggccagtctcagcaacttagaaagaccctatcttaaaaaagtgtgggggtgctgggaaggtagctcagtggtaaagcatccctgggttcattcgccagtagcaaaatgaaaaaagaaaaagtgaaataagtaCCTGCAGGGAGTGAGAACGAAGGGAGTGAACCAAACCACTGCAGAGCTCGCCCACAGTCGAGCTCTGAGTCCCTTCTGAGTCCAAGTTCCTCCTTTGAACAAGAAAAGGGGGCCTCATGGCAGGCAGGGCCCAGAGAAGGCAGCGGGGCCAGGGAGGCTGCCTGGGGGCTGGAACGGGTAGGTtggagctgccctgccctgtgcccCCCACTGCCTccctgggtggggctggaggtCAGAGGAAAGGAAGCTCCTGGCACCCAGGGTGCAGGAATCTCAGGCATGTTGCCCTGAGTCCAGGTTTCCAGAGGCTGGGCCTTCCTCCCCAGCGCTGGGAGGCTGGGTGGGACCCCCATTCCGACATGGGCTCTGGGGCGGCTAGGGGTCATCTGAGGCCCTGAGCCCAGCCAGCTCCCTCCCTCTGATGGGCTGGACTtctggagggaggctgggggaAACATTTACATTTACAGGTCTTTCCTGCCTTCGCTGGAAGCCTGACTAACCAGCTCCTCCGGGGCCCAaggtgctgggggtggggtgcagcGGGAGGCAGCCAGACCGGCCCCTGCGCTCGCTCCCGGGTGCTCCGGGTGCTGTGCTGGCTGTCATGGGGCTCCTCCAGAGGCAGCCTCGCCCTTGGCTGCTGCTCCTCCTGGTGCTGAGCTGGCTCCAATCCAGCCTGAGCCTGGGTGAGTCGGGGTCCTGGGGCGGATGCACCTGGCCAGACCCAGGGCGCTGGGGCACCTGCTGGGGAGACGGACCCTGGAGTCCAGCACCTTGGATTGGGAGAGGGAGTCTCCGGGCCCGTGGGACTCCAGGGGCCTCGTGCCAATCTCCACTGCTCACTCTTGTCCCCATGGCTACAGAACTGATCCCCTACAAGCCGCAGGTAGCAGCCTGGGACCTGGAAGGGAAGGTCACAGCCACCACGTTCTCCCTGGAGCAGCCGCGCTGTGTTTTTGATGGGCATGCCAGCACCGTGGACACCATCTGGCTGGTGGTGGCCTTCAGCCACGGTGTGTGGTGCAGGCCCCGGGCCTGGGGAGAGGGGCGAGGGCCCAGGAGAGCTGCGGGGTCCTGGGAAGCCCTCCCCAGTACCCtcgggaggggtggagggggaggtGAGGTGGGCTCTACCCCAGGGGCTCTCAGGATGGCAGAGTCTGCTTCGCGTGAACCTCATAGGGAGGGGCTGCCTGGAGGGGCTCAGGGCCGGAGGCTGTGGCCGGGTGGCTGAGGGCAGGTGGAGGCAGGCTCCTGTCAGCAGGGAAAGCCGTCTCTCCCTTCTTGCCTCTGTCACCTGCTATCCTTCAGCCTCCAGGGATTTCCAGAACCCGCAGACCCTAGCGGAGATCCCCGACTCCTCACGACTGCTAACCCATGGCCACTACATGACGTTGCCCCTGTCCCTGGACCAGCTGCCCTGTGAGGATTCAGTGGGTGTCCGTGGAGGTGTCCCCCTGCTGCGGGTGGGCAATGACTTCGGCTGCCGACAGCAGCCCTACTGCAACGTCCCgctccctggccctggcccctaCAGGTGGGTGGTCCCGTTCGCCCTGCCTGCACGTCCCCTGCCCTGGGATTGGGCTGCGCTTGGGGAGGAGGAGCTTCGGGGAGACGGGGTTGAGACCGGCCCCTCCCACCCCGCCCCGCCCAGCTGCAGGGGAGTGGTTGCACAGGCCCCTCCCCTTGGTCTCGGTTTACCTCCCTGGAGGAGGGGGCAATAGTACCATCCCAGTTGGGCATCAGGCAGAAAGAAGCCTTTCCAGAGACCCCAGAGGGGGAGGTGGGCACCAGGGCAGCCGGGATCTCAGTCGAGGTGAGTGGCGGGGGCAGTTCAGGCAGAAGAGATGGTTCCCatccccttttacagatgaagaagctgaggcaCAGCCAGCCGAGTGGCCTGTTGCGGGTGGGGTGGAGCGTCTCCATCCCCgctgcttcctctgccctctCGGCCACTCTCCAGGGCCCACCTTCCCCACAGCACACCCGCTGGGCTTCCAGCCTTGCTCGGTGGGTCCCAAGAGCTCTAGGGTTCCCGCCACAGCCAAAACAGCAAGGCAGCCCCTCCGGTCTGCTCGGAACCCTCTGCATCCTGGACTCTGAGCAGACCCTGACCAGGACCCCCGCCTTTGCCCCTGGGTGCGTCTGTAAGAGGGGTGAAACCTTCCTGTCACTGCCCAGAGTCACTGC contains the following coding sequences:
- the Upk3b gene encoding uroplakin-3b isoform X1; translation: MGLLQRQPRPWLLLLLVLSWLQSSLSLELIPYKPQVAAWDLEGKVTATTFSLEQPRCVFDGHASTVDTIWLVVAFSHASRDFQNPQTLAEIPDSSRLLTHGHYMTLPLSLDQLPCEDSVGVRGGVPLLRVGNDFGCRQQPYCNVPLPGPGPYREGPKLHRHVAWAAEWLYDRNCLHPLCPDGPPAPGLPSSLYHAFLQPVVARGGARAAANRLFHGEALHDPPHPAQRGCHAACGLRAWPGPPPQPRPVAWGWAWAVVGRGQMQGAHSTPPYLQASPRTRAPVGNPSSSCPRHM
- the Upk3b gene encoding uroplakin-3b isoform X2; its protein translation is MGLLQRQPRPWLLLLLVLSWLQSSLSLELIPYKPQVAAWDLEGKVTATTFSLEQPRCVFDGHASTVDTIWLVVAFSHASRDFQNPQTLAEIPDSSRLLTHGHYMTLPLSLDQLPCEDSVGVRGGVPLLRVGNDFGCRQQPYCNVPLPGPGPYSVKFLLMDASGSPKAETEWSNPITLHQGKAPSSIDTWPGRRSGCMIVIASILSALTGLLLLAFLAASTMRFSSLWWPEEAPEQLRIGSFMGKRYMTHHIPPSEAATLPVGCEPGLDPLPSLGL